In the genome of Raphanus sativus cultivar WK10039 chromosome 4, ASM80110v3, whole genome shotgun sequence, one region contains:
- the LOC108849144 gene encoding 60S ribosomal protein L32-1 has translation MAVPLLTKKVVKKRSAKFIRPQSDRRITVKESWRRPKGIDSRVRRKFKGVTLMPNVGYGSDKKTRHYLPNGFKKFVVHNTSDLELLMMHNRTYCAEIAHNVSTKKRKAIVERASQLDIVVTNRLARLRSQEDE, from the exons ATGGCCGTTCCTTTGCTTACGAAGAAGGTGGTGAAGAAGAGGTCCGCCAAGTTCATCAGGCCCCAGAGCGACCGCAGAATCACCGTAAAG GAAAGCTGGAGGAGGCCAAAGGGTATTGACTCCAGGGTCAGAAGGAAGTTCAAGGGTGTCACCTTGATGCCCAATGTTGGATACGGATCTGACAAGAAGACCCGCCACTACCTCCCCAATGGGTTCAAGAAGTTCGTTGTGCACAACACGAGTGACCTCGAGTTGTTGATGATGCACAACAGGACCTACTGCGCTGAGATTGCACACAACGTTTCCACCAAGAAGAGGAAGGCTATCGTCGAGAGAGCTTCTCAGCTTGATATTGTTGTCACCAACAGGCTTGCTAGGCTCCGTAGCCAAGAAGACGAGTGA
- the LOC108855402 gene encoding ABC transporter C family member 13 isoform X1, which produces MLINKLKSFLRKKKEFGEFQEALGPRESMSFITLTNSTLLYMDVNVERVGDLVLGLGANVVTLLLILILTVTRRSATCNRRKSYIQKSVLYVIPALGACLSCVDLVVLVKTKPRRDFILCFVPFSRFTMWVAVMLSSKLSCACCVFSSRILCFWWIFRFLMEAFHLNVIFTSQTLEICMIMLDIAFGISINVLRIKQTPPKNSSLEDPLIEEGDDQRDIERTSSCWDPFTFGYIGLVMKHGSLKQLEFEDLLPLPPDMDPSTCCENLLRSWQLQESNNSSNPSLFWSISGVYGWPYFRFGLLKVFNDCIGFAGPLLLNRLIKYLEKGSGSSVGYYLAISLGLTSIFKSFLDTQYTCRLSKLKLKLRSSIMSVIYRKCLWVNTASRLGFSEGEIQTFMSVDADRIVNLCNSLHDMWSLPLQIGIALYLLYTQVKFAFLSGLAITILLIPVNKWISVLIASATEKMMKLKDERIRKTGELLTNIRTLKMYGWDNWFADWLKETRATEVTHLATRKYLDAWCVFFWATTPTLFSLCTFGLFALMGHQLDAATVFTCLALFNSLISPLNSFPWVINGLIDAFISTRRVSKFLRCVEHNKDSSTDSGLIPEDLSVFVEDASCVWSSNVDEEHSLTIKHLSLKVPKGSFVAVIGEVGSGKTSLLNSLLGEMQCVHGSILLNGSVAYVPQVPWILSGTVRENILFEKTFDSKRYLDTLSACALDVDISLMVGGDMAFIGDKGLNLSGGQRARLALARAVYHGSDLYLLDDVLSAVDSQVGCCILQKALLGPLLNKKTRIMCTHSVQAIYCADMVVVMDKGEVKWFGTVTDMPKAIFPSLSSSNEFDMSSSKHLTNKRKESFSIKKDDVDEVSSEAADTVKVEERKEGRVEVAVYRSYAVFSGWFVTIVILVSAVLMQASRNGNDLWLSYWVDKTGRGVTHHSTSFYLMVLCIFCIINSILTLVRAFSFAYGGLKAAVRVHSALICKLINAPTQFFDQTPSGRILNRFSSDLYTIDDSLPFILNILLANFVGLLGIVLVLSYVQVLFLLLLLPFWYIYSKLQVFYRSTSRELRRLDSVSRSPIYASFTETLDGSSTIRAFNSEEHFVARFIEHLTLYQRTSYSEIIASLWLSLRLQLLGAMIVLFVAVMAVIGSQGSFPISFGTPGLVGLALSYAAPLVSLLGSFLTSFTETEKEMVSVERVLQYMDVPQEEVSGQQSLNGKWPVQGLVEFHNVTMRYNSTLPPALNHISFRIQGGMQVGVIGRTGAGKSSILNALLRLNPVCSGEIMVDGVNINHLPVRELRTRLAVVPQSPFLFQGSLRENLDPLGMSEDWRIWEVLEKCKVKAEVESAGGLESNVKDSFSVGQRQLLCLARALLKSSKILCLDECTANIDVYTASLLHNAISSECKGVTVITIAHRISTVLDLDSILVLDRGSLVEQGNPQLLLQDDSSAFSSFVRASK; this is translated from the exons ATGTTGATTAATAAATTAAAGAGTTTTCTacgaaaaaaaaaggaatttgGTGAATTTCAGGAGGCTTTGGGACCTAGAGAATCCATGAGTTTTATTACTCTCACCAATTCAACT CTGCTCTATATGGACGTAAACGTGGAACGTGTAGGCGACTT AGTTTTAGGGTTGGGAGCAAATGTAGTTACTCTTCTTCTGATCTTGATACTCACTGTAACAAGAAGGAGTGCTACATGTAACAGAAGA aAAAGCTACATTCAGAAGAGTGTGTTGTATGTAATACCTGCACTTGGAGCATGTTTGTCTTGCGTGGACCTTGTGGTGCTTGTAAAGACAAAGCCTAGGAGAGATTTCATTCTTTGCTTTGTCCCTTTCTCTCGTTTCACAATGTGG GTTGCAGTCATGCTCTCATCGAAGTTGTCATGTGCTTGCTGCGTTTTCAGTAGCAGGATCCTATGTTTCTGGTGGATCTTTAGATTCCTGATGGAAGCCTTTCATCTCAATGTAATCTTCACTTCACAG ACGTTGGAGATTTGCATGATCATGTTGGACATTGCttttggtatctctatcaatGTCCTTAGGATAAAGCAGACACCTCCCAAGAACAG CTCTTTGGAAGATCCACTCATTGAGGAAGGTGATGATCAAAGAGACATT gAGAGAACTAGCAGCTGTTGGGATCCATTCACTTTTGGATACATCGGTTTAGTAATGAAACATGGCTCGTTGAAACAGCTCGAATTCGAAGATTTACTTCCACTTCCACCTGATATGGATCCTTCTACATGTTGTGAGAATCTGTTGAGAAGCTGGCAACTTCAAGAGTCCAACAATAGCTCAAATCCATCACTATTCTGGTCAATCTCTGGTGTTTATGGATGGCCATATTTTCGCTTTGGACTCTTGAAG gtgtTCAATGATTGCATAGGCTTTGCAGGCCCCTTGTTACTCAACAGACTTATCAAATATCTTGAAAAAG GTTCAGGAAGTTCAGTTGGATATTACCTGGCTATCTCCTTGGGCCTCACATCTATctttaa GTCTTTTCTTGATACACAATACACATGTAGACTTTCAAAGCTTAAACTGAAGCTCAGATCTAGTATAATGAGTGTCATCTACAGGAAG TGTTTGTGGGTGAACACAGCGAGCCGGTTAGGATTTTCTGAGGGAGAGATTCAAACATTTATGTCTGTAGATGCTGACCGCATTGTAAACTTGTGTAACAGTTTACATGATATGTGGAG CCTGCCTTTGCAAATTGGGATAGCTTTGTATCTTTTGTATACTCAAGTCAAGTTTGCTTTTCTGTCTGGACTTGCAATCACCATCTTACTGATACCAG TGAATAAATGGATATCTGTGTTGATTGCGTCTGCAACTGAGAAAATGATGAAACTAAAAGATGAGAG GATTAGAAAGACAGGAGAGCTTCTAACAAACATCCGGACACTGAAAATGTATGGATGGGATAACTGGTTTGCTGATTGGTTAAAGGAGACAAGAGCCACCGAAGTTACTCACTTAGCG aCAAGGAAGTATTTGGATGCTTGGTGTGTTTTCTTTTGGGCAACGACACCAACTCTGTTTTCTCTTTGCACGTTTGGTCTCTTTGCACTGATGGGTCATCAACTTGATGCAGCAACG gttTTTACTTGTCTTGCTCTGTTTAATAGTTTAATCTCTCCATTAAACTCGTTTCCATGGGTCATCAATGGCCTGATTGAT GCCTTTATATCAACCAGGCGTGTCAGCAAGTTTCTGCGTTGTGTGGAGCACAATAAAGATTCATCTACAGATTCTGGCTTGATCCCTGAAGACTTATCTGTGTTTGTAGAAGATGCATCTTGTGTTTGGTCAAGTAACGTTGATGAGGAACATAGCTTGACAATAAAACATTTAAGCCTAAAAGTGCCAAAGGGATCATTTGTTGCAGTTATCGGTGAG GTTGGTTCAGGTAAAACATCATTGTTGAATTCACTATTAGGCGAAATGCAGTGTGTTCATGGATCAATACTACTAAATGGATCTGTTGCATACGTTCCGCAG GTCCCATGGATATTATCTGGAACTGTAcgtgaaaacatattatttgaGAAGACTTTTGACTCCAAAAG GTATCTGGACACACTTAGTGCTTGCGCACTAGATGTGGATATTTCACTTATGGTCGGAGGTGACATGGCATTTATAGGCGATAAAGGATTAAACTTATCTGGAGGACAGAGAGCTCGGCTTGCTTTGGCCAG AGCTGTTTATCATGGTTCAGACTTGTATCTGCTTGATGATGTACTAAGTGCAGTTGATTCACAAGTAGGCTGTTGTATCTTGCAAAAAGCACTTTTGGGTCCTCTGTTGAACAAAAAGACTCGCATTATGTGCACTCACAGCGTTCAG GCGATATATTGTGCAGATATGGTTGTTGTGATGGACAAAGGAGAAGTGAAATGGTTTGGAACTGTTACCGACATGCCTAAAGCCATCTTCCCATCTTTGTCTTCATCCAATGAGTTTGATATGTCATCCTCAAAGCACTTGactaacaaaagaaaagaatcttTTTCTATCAAGAAAGATGATGTAGATGAAGTTAGTAGCGAAGCTGCAGATACTGTCAAAGtggaagagagaaaagaaggcCGAGTTGAAGTAGCGGTTTATAG GAGCTATGCTGTGTTCTCTGGTTGGTTCGTTACGATTGTGATATTGGTTTCAGCGGTTCTGATGCAAGCTTCCCGTAATGGGAATGATTTGTGGTTGTCATATTGGGTTGATAAGACTGGAAGAGGAGTCACACATCACTCAACCTCGTTTTATCTG ATGGTTCTCTGTATCTTTTGCATCATTAACTCAATACTAACATTGGTGAGAGCATTCTCGTTTGCATATGGAGGACTAAAAGCAGCAGTACGTGTTCATAGTGCATTAATCTGTAAGCTTATAAATGCACCTACACAGTTCTTTGATCAGACACCAAGTGGAAGGATACTCAACAG GTTCTCCTCTGATCTATATACAATCGATGACTCTCTCCCGTTCATCCTCAACATTCTTCTAGCAAATTTTGTTGGCTTGTTAGGGATTGTTCTAGTGTTGTCTTATGTTCAG GTTCTGTTCCTGCTTCTGCTTCTGCCATTTTGGTATATATACAGCAAGCTTCAG gtctTCTACAGGTCAACATCAAGGGAGCTACGAAGGTTGGACAGTGTTTCAAGATCACCAATCTATGCATCTTTCACCGAGACACTTGATGGATCCTCAACTATAAGGGCTTTTAACTCAGAG GAGCATTTCGTAGCTAGATTTATTGAGCACTTGACATTATACCAGCGGACTTCTTACTCAGAGATCATTGCAAGCTTGTGGCTCTCCTTGCGTCTTCAG CTCTTAGGAGCAATGATTGTTTTATTTGTGGCTGTAATGGCTGTTATCGGCTCCCAGGGAAGCTTTCCAATCAGCTTTGGTACACCTGGACTG GTGGGATTGGCACTCTCCTATGCAGCTCCACTTGTTTCTCTGTTAGGAAGTTTCTTAACAAGTTTTACTGAAACAGAAAAGGAAATGGTTTCTGTTGAAAGGGTTCTCCAG TACATGGATGTGCCACAAGAAGAAGTTTCCGGTCAGCAATCTTTGAACGGTAAGTGGCCAGTTCAAGGATTGGTTGAGTTTCATAATGTGACAATGAGGTACAACTCAACTCTGCCTCCTGCACTCAACCACATTTCTTTTAGAATCCAAGGAGGCATGCAG GTGGGAGTTATTGGAAGAACTGGTGCTGGAAAATCTTCCATATTGAATGCACTTCTCCGGCTTAACCCTGTTTGTAGTGGGGAGATAATGGTTGATGGAGTTAACATAAACCATCTTCCAGTAAGAGAGCTTCGTACTCGCCTCGCTGTTGTTCCTCAAAGCCCTTTTCTGTTTCAAGGATCATTGAG GGAGAACCTTGATCCTCTTGGGATGAGTGAGGACTGGAGAATCTGGGAGGTTTTAGAGAAGTGTAAAGTTAAAGCAGAGGTAGAGAGTGCAGGAGGGTTAGAATCCAATGTGAAGGATTCTTTCTCTGTTGGGCAGAGACAGCTTCTCTGCCTTGCACGTGCTCTGCTCAAGTCATCTAAGATCCTATGTCTTGACGAATGCACCGCCAACATCGATGTTTACACAGCTTCCCTACTGCACAACGCCATCTCCAGTGAGTGCAAAGGCGTAACCGTCATTACCATTGCTCACCGCATCTCGACGGTTCTTGATTTGGACAGTATCCTAGTTCTTGATCGCGGAAGCCTTGTTGAACAAGGAAACCCACAACTTCTTCTGCAAGATGACTCCTCAGCTTTCTCAAGCTTTGTTAGAGCTTCAAAGTGA
- the LOC108855402 gene encoding ABC transporter C family member 13 isoform X2: MLSSKLSCACCVFSSRILCFWWIFRFLMEAFHLNVIFTSQTLEICMIMLDIAFGISINVLRIKQTPPKNSSLEDPLIEEGDDQRDIERTSSCWDPFTFGYIGLVMKHGSLKQLEFEDLLPLPPDMDPSTCCENLLRSWQLQESNNSSNPSLFWSISGVYGWPYFRFGLLKVFNDCIGFAGPLLLNRLIKYLEKGSGSSVGYYLAISLGLTSIFKSFLDTQYTCRLSKLKLKLRSSIMSVIYRKCLWVNTASRLGFSEGEIQTFMSVDADRIVNLCNSLHDMWSLPLQIGIALYLLYTQVKFAFLSGLAITILLIPVNKWISVLIASATEKMMKLKDERIRKTGELLTNIRTLKMYGWDNWFADWLKETRATEVTHLATRKYLDAWCVFFWATTPTLFSLCTFGLFALMGHQLDAATVFTCLALFNSLISPLNSFPWVINGLIDAFISTRRVSKFLRCVEHNKDSSTDSGLIPEDLSVFVEDASCVWSSNVDEEHSLTIKHLSLKVPKGSFVAVIGEVGSGKTSLLNSLLGEMQCVHGSILLNGSVAYVPQVPWILSGTVRENILFEKTFDSKRYLDTLSACALDVDISLMVGGDMAFIGDKGLNLSGGQRARLALARAVYHGSDLYLLDDVLSAVDSQVGCCILQKALLGPLLNKKTRIMCTHSVQAIYCADMVVVMDKGEVKWFGTVTDMPKAIFPSLSSSNEFDMSSSKHLTNKRKESFSIKKDDVDEVSSEAADTVKVEERKEGRVEVAVYRSYAVFSGWFVTIVILVSAVLMQASRNGNDLWLSYWVDKTGRGVTHHSTSFYLMVLCIFCIINSILTLVRAFSFAYGGLKAAVRVHSALICKLINAPTQFFDQTPSGRILNRFSSDLYTIDDSLPFILNILLANFVGLLGIVLVLSYVQVLFLLLLLPFWYIYSKLQVFYRSTSRELRRLDSVSRSPIYASFTETLDGSSTIRAFNSEEHFVARFIEHLTLYQRTSYSEIIASLWLSLRLQLLGAMIVLFVAVMAVIGSQGSFPISFGTPGLVGLALSYAAPLVSLLGSFLTSFTETEKEMVSVERVLQYMDVPQEEVSGQQSLNGKWPVQGLVEFHNVTMRYNSTLPPALNHISFRIQGGMQVGVIGRTGAGKSSILNALLRLNPVCSGEIMVDGVNINHLPVRELRTRLAVVPQSPFLFQGSLRENLDPLGMSEDWRIWEVLEKCKVKAEVESAGGLESNVKDSFSVGQRQLLCLARALLKSSKILCLDECTANIDVYTASLLHNAISSECKGVTVITIAHRISTVLDLDSILVLDRGSLVEQGNPQLLLQDDSSAFSSFVRASK, encoded by the exons ATGCTCTCATCGAAGTTGTCATGTGCTTGCTGCGTTTTCAGTAGCAGGATCCTATGTTTCTGGTGGATCTTTAGATTCCTGATGGAAGCCTTTCATCTCAATGTAATCTTCACTTCACAG ACGTTGGAGATTTGCATGATCATGTTGGACATTGCttttggtatctctatcaatGTCCTTAGGATAAAGCAGACACCTCCCAAGAACAG CTCTTTGGAAGATCCACTCATTGAGGAAGGTGATGATCAAAGAGACATT gAGAGAACTAGCAGCTGTTGGGATCCATTCACTTTTGGATACATCGGTTTAGTAATGAAACATGGCTCGTTGAAACAGCTCGAATTCGAAGATTTACTTCCACTTCCACCTGATATGGATCCTTCTACATGTTGTGAGAATCTGTTGAGAAGCTGGCAACTTCAAGAGTCCAACAATAGCTCAAATCCATCACTATTCTGGTCAATCTCTGGTGTTTATGGATGGCCATATTTTCGCTTTGGACTCTTGAAG gtgtTCAATGATTGCATAGGCTTTGCAGGCCCCTTGTTACTCAACAGACTTATCAAATATCTTGAAAAAG GTTCAGGAAGTTCAGTTGGATATTACCTGGCTATCTCCTTGGGCCTCACATCTATctttaa GTCTTTTCTTGATACACAATACACATGTAGACTTTCAAAGCTTAAACTGAAGCTCAGATCTAGTATAATGAGTGTCATCTACAGGAAG TGTTTGTGGGTGAACACAGCGAGCCGGTTAGGATTTTCTGAGGGAGAGATTCAAACATTTATGTCTGTAGATGCTGACCGCATTGTAAACTTGTGTAACAGTTTACATGATATGTGGAG CCTGCCTTTGCAAATTGGGATAGCTTTGTATCTTTTGTATACTCAAGTCAAGTTTGCTTTTCTGTCTGGACTTGCAATCACCATCTTACTGATACCAG TGAATAAATGGATATCTGTGTTGATTGCGTCTGCAACTGAGAAAATGATGAAACTAAAAGATGAGAG GATTAGAAAGACAGGAGAGCTTCTAACAAACATCCGGACACTGAAAATGTATGGATGGGATAACTGGTTTGCTGATTGGTTAAAGGAGACAAGAGCCACCGAAGTTACTCACTTAGCG aCAAGGAAGTATTTGGATGCTTGGTGTGTTTTCTTTTGGGCAACGACACCAACTCTGTTTTCTCTTTGCACGTTTGGTCTCTTTGCACTGATGGGTCATCAACTTGATGCAGCAACG gttTTTACTTGTCTTGCTCTGTTTAATAGTTTAATCTCTCCATTAAACTCGTTTCCATGGGTCATCAATGGCCTGATTGAT GCCTTTATATCAACCAGGCGTGTCAGCAAGTTTCTGCGTTGTGTGGAGCACAATAAAGATTCATCTACAGATTCTGGCTTGATCCCTGAAGACTTATCTGTGTTTGTAGAAGATGCATCTTGTGTTTGGTCAAGTAACGTTGATGAGGAACATAGCTTGACAATAAAACATTTAAGCCTAAAAGTGCCAAAGGGATCATTTGTTGCAGTTATCGGTGAG GTTGGTTCAGGTAAAACATCATTGTTGAATTCACTATTAGGCGAAATGCAGTGTGTTCATGGATCAATACTACTAAATGGATCTGTTGCATACGTTCCGCAG GTCCCATGGATATTATCTGGAACTGTAcgtgaaaacatattatttgaGAAGACTTTTGACTCCAAAAG GTATCTGGACACACTTAGTGCTTGCGCACTAGATGTGGATATTTCACTTATGGTCGGAGGTGACATGGCATTTATAGGCGATAAAGGATTAAACTTATCTGGAGGACAGAGAGCTCGGCTTGCTTTGGCCAG AGCTGTTTATCATGGTTCAGACTTGTATCTGCTTGATGATGTACTAAGTGCAGTTGATTCACAAGTAGGCTGTTGTATCTTGCAAAAAGCACTTTTGGGTCCTCTGTTGAACAAAAAGACTCGCATTATGTGCACTCACAGCGTTCAG GCGATATATTGTGCAGATATGGTTGTTGTGATGGACAAAGGAGAAGTGAAATGGTTTGGAACTGTTACCGACATGCCTAAAGCCATCTTCCCATCTTTGTCTTCATCCAATGAGTTTGATATGTCATCCTCAAAGCACTTGactaacaaaagaaaagaatcttTTTCTATCAAGAAAGATGATGTAGATGAAGTTAGTAGCGAAGCTGCAGATACTGTCAAAGtggaagagagaaaagaaggcCGAGTTGAAGTAGCGGTTTATAG GAGCTATGCTGTGTTCTCTGGTTGGTTCGTTACGATTGTGATATTGGTTTCAGCGGTTCTGATGCAAGCTTCCCGTAATGGGAATGATTTGTGGTTGTCATATTGGGTTGATAAGACTGGAAGAGGAGTCACACATCACTCAACCTCGTTTTATCTG ATGGTTCTCTGTATCTTTTGCATCATTAACTCAATACTAACATTGGTGAGAGCATTCTCGTTTGCATATGGAGGACTAAAAGCAGCAGTACGTGTTCATAGTGCATTAATCTGTAAGCTTATAAATGCACCTACACAGTTCTTTGATCAGACACCAAGTGGAAGGATACTCAACAG GTTCTCCTCTGATCTATATACAATCGATGACTCTCTCCCGTTCATCCTCAACATTCTTCTAGCAAATTTTGTTGGCTTGTTAGGGATTGTTCTAGTGTTGTCTTATGTTCAG GTTCTGTTCCTGCTTCTGCTTCTGCCATTTTGGTATATATACAGCAAGCTTCAG gtctTCTACAGGTCAACATCAAGGGAGCTACGAAGGTTGGACAGTGTTTCAAGATCACCAATCTATGCATCTTTCACCGAGACACTTGATGGATCCTCAACTATAAGGGCTTTTAACTCAGAG GAGCATTTCGTAGCTAGATTTATTGAGCACTTGACATTATACCAGCGGACTTCTTACTCAGAGATCATTGCAAGCTTGTGGCTCTCCTTGCGTCTTCAG CTCTTAGGAGCAATGATTGTTTTATTTGTGGCTGTAATGGCTGTTATCGGCTCCCAGGGAAGCTTTCCAATCAGCTTTGGTACACCTGGACTG GTGGGATTGGCACTCTCCTATGCAGCTCCACTTGTTTCTCTGTTAGGAAGTTTCTTAACAAGTTTTACTGAAACAGAAAAGGAAATGGTTTCTGTTGAAAGGGTTCTCCAG TACATGGATGTGCCACAAGAAGAAGTTTCCGGTCAGCAATCTTTGAACGGTAAGTGGCCAGTTCAAGGATTGGTTGAGTTTCATAATGTGACAATGAGGTACAACTCAACTCTGCCTCCTGCACTCAACCACATTTCTTTTAGAATCCAAGGAGGCATGCAG GTGGGAGTTATTGGAAGAACTGGTGCTGGAAAATCTTCCATATTGAATGCACTTCTCCGGCTTAACCCTGTTTGTAGTGGGGAGATAATGGTTGATGGAGTTAACATAAACCATCTTCCAGTAAGAGAGCTTCGTACTCGCCTCGCTGTTGTTCCTCAAAGCCCTTTTCTGTTTCAAGGATCATTGAG GGAGAACCTTGATCCTCTTGGGATGAGTGAGGACTGGAGAATCTGGGAGGTTTTAGAGAAGTGTAAAGTTAAAGCAGAGGTAGAGAGTGCAGGAGGGTTAGAATCCAATGTGAAGGATTCTTTCTCTGTTGGGCAGAGACAGCTTCTCTGCCTTGCACGTGCTCTGCTCAAGTCATCTAAGATCCTATGTCTTGACGAATGCACCGCCAACATCGATGTTTACACAGCTTCCCTACTGCACAACGCCATCTCCAGTGAGTGCAAAGGCGTAACCGTCATTACCATTGCTCACCGCATCTCGACGGTTCTTGATTTGGACAGTATCCTAGTTCTTGATCGCGGAAGCCTTGTTGAACAAGGAAACCCACAACTTCTTCTGCAAGATGACTCCTCAGCTTTCTCAAGCTTTGTTAGAGCTTCAAAGTGA
- the LOC108849845 gene encoding two-pore potassium channel 3, producing the protein MADGNNNNNKDNIDPLLQYMTIPRMREPPPILFPVPEEGGEVAIPMPMTPKEFKDRLIFGPFSRSPRDSSQYFDSLSQKHSPSSSTTATAATATAATAAAAETFSDASSADPLLPPPPQQPEPWSHGHALHRSKTAPAMAVINDHNHHPTPHQKDLDSSRSVVRQAFALLVVYLSLGVLIYWLNRDHYVVNQTHPVVDGLYFCIVTMCTIGYGDITPNSVVTKLFSIMFVLVGFGFIDILLSGMVSYVLDLQESYMLDSAKRRDEPDHKRRSYIIDVKKGRMRIRLKVALALGVVVLCIAVGVGIMHFIEGIDWLDSFYLSVMSVTTVGYGDRAFKTLPGRLFAAVWLLVSTLAVARAFLYLAEARVDKRNRERAKKVLREAMSVSQFFAADIDNNGCVSKAEYVIYKLKEMEKITDKDITPISKQFDKLDRCSNGKITLGDLLESSSGD; encoded by the exons ATGGCAGACggtaataacaacaacaacaaggacAACATAGACCCACTGCTCCAATACATGACCATCCCTAGAATGAGAGAACCGCCTCCAATTCTCTTCCCCGTCCCTGAAGAAGGCGGCGAAGTCGCTATTCCCATGCCGATGACACCGAAGGAGTTCAAAGACCGTTTAATCTTCGGACCCTTCTCACGCTCTCCCCGAGACTCCTCTCAGTACTTCGACTCTCTCTCTCAGAAACACTCCCCGTCTTCTTCCACCACCGCCACCGCCGCCACCGCCACCGCCGCCACCGCCGCCGCCGCAGAAACATTCTCCGACGCCTCATCCGCCGACCCTCTCCTCCCTCCGCCGCCGCAACAACCGGAGCCATGGTCTCACGGCCACGCGCTCCACCGCTCCAAAACCGCGCCGGCGATGGCCGTGATCAACGATCACAACCACCACCCGACGCCTCACCAGAAGGATCTCGACTCGTCCCGCTCCGTCGTGAGACAGGCCTTCGCTCTCCTCGTCGTATACCTCTCCCTAGGCGTCCTCATCTACTGGCTCAACCGCGACCACTACGTGGTGAACCAGACCCACCCCGTCGTCGACGGGTTGTACTTCTGCATCGTCACCATGTGCACCATCGGTTACGGAGACATCACTCCCAACAGCGTCGTCACGAAGCTCTTCTCGATCATGTTCGTCCTCGTAGGGTTCGGTTTCATCGATATTTTGCTCAGCGGGATGGTCTCGTACGTCCTCGACCTCCAAGAGAGCTACATGTTGGACTCGGCTAAGCGGAGAGACGAGCCGGATCATAAAAGGAGGTCGTATATAATCGACGTGAAGAAAGGGAGGATGAGGATTAGGTTGAAAGTTGCGTTGGCGTTAGGAGTTGTGGTTCTATGCATCGCTGTTGGTGTTGGGATCATGCATTTTATCGAAGGGATCGATTGGTTGGATTCGTTTTATCTCTCGGTTATGTCGGTTACTACCGTTGGGTATGGAGACAGGGCGTTTAAGACGTTGCCCGGCAGGCTTTTCGCTGCGGTGTGGCTGCTTGTCTCTACGTTAGCCGTGGCTCGGGCTTTTCTGTATTTGGCTGAGGCGAGAGTTGATAAGAGGAATAGGGAACGGGCAAAGAAAGTGCTGCGTGAGGCTATGTCTGTGTCTCAGTTCTTTGCTGCGGATATTGATAACAATGGCTGTGTGAG TAAAGCGGAGTATGTGATTTACAAATTGAAGGAGATGGAGAAAATAACGGATAAAGACATAACTCCAATCTCAAAACAGTTTGACAAACTCGACCGATGCAGCAATGGGAAAATTACTCTTGGAGATCTCTTGGAAAGTAGCAGTGGCGATTGA